In the Candidatus Methylacidiphilales bacterium genome, one interval contains:
- a CDS encoding alkaline phosphatase family protein gives MSKRVVALSFDSADVALVNQWMDQGHLPHLASIRDEGLYVPLQSFEHSLAETAQQFIITGQSPERTGYWSQFRFDPSNYSLIDAPLYDLAEYPPFYALGPGHRVCVLDLPQMNFHEGVNGLQLRGWGAHAPMCGFAAQPSGWAETIRREVGMHPGNGHDFAVLQDKKSLDALHERLLQGVEMREKLYRLVWDQGPWDLFLGIFSEIHLAGHYLFEHAANRDYLQRGNNRDYLRNIYIKTDAAIGKMRGWMEPDMHLALFSVEGIRENSDEVSSIAILPELLFRFSFPGRKAMDFENVQPSPESRAGIFDWVMEAWNLRCRMPRWAKWLRSKLSLEQAQRIEQFFRADGYLEHPATIEGMNYQPALWYRSYWQQMKAFALPSFSDGFIRINLRGREKHGVVDPASYDSICSELEELLMELKHPETGRSVVKKIIRTRKEGQKEDAKLPSADLVVLWDHPHPCGHVHSRLGPLGPFPGIRAGQHVPEGFMMISGPRIPRGSRLPSAHVLDIHPTLLDLMGVAPVALLEGRSLLARFKANP, from the coding sequence ATGTCGAAAAGAGTAGTGGCTTTATCGTTCGATTCAGCGGATGTTGCGCTGGTCAATCAATGGATGGACCAGGGCCATCTGCCGCATTTGGCTTCAATCCGCGACGAAGGGCTTTACGTTCCCCTGCAAAGCTTTGAACATTCCCTGGCCGAGACCGCCCAGCAATTCATCATCACCGGGCAAAGCCCCGAACGCACCGGATACTGGTCGCAGTTCCGCTTCGATCCGTCCAATTATTCCCTCATCGACGCGCCTTTATACGACCTTGCGGAATATCCTCCATTTTATGCGTTAGGCCCGGGACACAGGGTCTGCGTGCTGGATTTGCCCCAAATGAATTTTCACGAGGGGGTCAACGGCCTGCAACTGCGCGGCTGGGGTGCGCATGCGCCCATGTGCGGGTTTGCGGCGCAGCCTTCCGGTTGGGCCGAGACCATACGCCGCGAAGTGGGAATGCATCCCGGCAACGGCCACGATTTTGCGGTTCTGCAGGACAAAAAGAGCCTGGATGCCCTGCATGAAAGGCTCCTGCAGGGCGTTGAAATGAGGGAAAAACTGTACCGGCTGGTCTGGGATCAAGGCCCCTGGGATTTGTTCCTCGGCATATTCAGCGAAATTCATCTGGCAGGACACTATCTCTTCGAGCATGCGGCCAATCGAGACTACCTTCAACGCGGCAACAACCGGGATTATCTGCGCAATATCTATATCAAAACCGACGCGGCCATTGGAAAAATGAGGGGCTGGATGGAGCCTGACATGCATCTCGCTCTTTTTTCGGTGGAAGGCATCCGGGAAAACTCGGATGAGGTGTCCAGCATTGCCATACTCCCGGAACTGCTGTTCCGCTTTTCGTTTCCCGGTCGCAAGGCCATGGACTTTGAAAACGTACAGCCGTCACCGGAAAGCCGGGCTGGAATTTTTGACTGGGTCATGGAAGCCTGGAACCTGCGCTGCCGGATGCCCCGTTGGGCCAAATGGCTGCGCTCAAAACTTTCCCTGGAACAGGCGCAGCGCATCGAGCAGTTCTTCAGGGCGGACGGATATCTGGAGCATCCTGCAACCATCGAAGGAATGAACTATCAGCCCGCCCTGTGGTATCGCTCGTACTGGCAACAGATGAAGGCCTTCGCCCTGCCCTCATTTTCCGACGGCTTCATCCGCATCAATCTTCGGGGAAGGGAAAAGCATGGTGTGGTGGATCCGGCATCTTACGACAGCATTTGTTCCGAATTGGAGGAACTCCTGATGGAGTTGAAACATCCGGAAACAGGGCGGTCGGTGGTCAAAAAAATCATCCGCACGCGCAAGGAAGGCCAAAAAGAAGATGCCAAGCTGCCCTCCGCCGATTTGGTGGTTCTTTGGGATCATCCCCATCCCTGCGGCCATGTTCACAGCCGGCTTGGCCCGCTTGGCCCATTTCCGGGAATTCGCGCCGGCCAACATGTTCCCGAGGGATTCATGATGATCTCAGGCCCGAGGATTCCGCGCGGCAGCAGATTGCCGTCCGCCCATGTCCTTGACATCCATCCCACTTTGCTTGACCTGATGGGAGTCGCTCCGGTTGCCCTGTTGGAAGGACGCTCACTGCTTGCCAGATTCAAAGCCAATCCATAA
- a CDS encoding CHAT domain-containing protein, with protein MKPALFLFLALLSVHPAAPTSIDWQTRYQEVSQLEKSGQADQAQALAENIASEAENRVGPQSSELVPVLKELSQLYLRRHLYPKAEALLQRMLEIQEKNFGPDDPKTADAVSDLGWYYQNMADYPRARKLLQRSLEIREAKLGRRHEAVADSLNSLGVLSENLGEFKQSEQYYLEALQIRRELLGPDHPSTGTTTNNLATLYWSLGDYGRAEQYFNEALRIREKDFGPLALSTATSMNNLALLYRSMGDYSRARPLYLKVLAIREAKLGPEHPFTLTTVHQLALLYADLGDYPKAEQLLLRAVRGREKVFGSEHPDTARSLFHLAWLYDREKEYDQAEPLHLKALALRIKVLGEKHPETAGSYGYLARHYHLQGKLAEAEPLYKKALDLQIQLLGENAPDTLKTVENLACLYLDENKPDLSLSYARKAMQTRESMLQNLFTFTSEHQRIDFQKTLSLYNLPASLGNPDDIARVAFRTKGVVLDSMIEDQIAARASKDPDVARLFDQLQSVSRRLLRAEMRLPEDPGATPPGGGSELEKLQQEENVLQAGFARKISGNSSARRALQIDPGQIRKAIPKNSVLIEWLRYEAYQKNLQTKTAYGALVLAPGMPDRWVPLGDAAEIDSLVRSYQKYMHHRVRDAAVDRVTSDLSEKTWAPLASVFPPGTEQVILSPDGPLNFVSFAALPMQDGRFWAEKYFFTYVSSGRDLLRKNQPPANDQKIAVFANPDYKLRTAPANAIPAVASGGDLLRQFDGIELSPLSGSEDEARFLVQRSVPWKCDTVCYLGKQATESNLSALHSPLVLHMATHGLFLPEPGSPVVSSVPDRSGNPKPSIVLADPMQRSMLLLAGAQRTFDAWQKGIVPPTENDGIVSAGEVGGLDLQGTWLVVLSACDTGQGEARAGEGVLGLRRGFVMAGAQNLLLTLWPVGDSETVSLMESFYDKAFETRDAPRALALVQRERLELLRKKYGLGQAIRLSGPFILSF; from the coding sequence CCAGCGAGCTTGTCCCCGTCCTGAAAGAACTCAGCCAGCTTTACCTTCGACGGCATCTGTATCCGAAAGCAGAAGCTCTTCTCCAGCGCATGCTTGAAATTCAGGAAAAGAATTTCGGGCCGGACGATCCCAAGACCGCCGACGCCGTTTCGGATCTTGGCTGGTATTACCAAAACATGGCCGATTACCCCCGCGCCCGGAAACTCCTGCAACGCTCGCTGGAAATCCGCGAGGCAAAATTGGGGCGCCGGCATGAGGCGGTCGCCGATTCCCTGAACAGCCTGGGCGTCCTTTCGGAAAATCTCGGCGAGTTCAAGCAATCGGAACAATACTATCTCGAAGCGCTGCAAATCCGGCGCGAACTGCTGGGCCCGGACCACCCCTCCACCGGCACCACCACCAATAATCTGGCGACCCTGTATTGGAGCCTCGGCGATTATGGCCGGGCCGAACAATATTTCAACGAAGCCCTGCGCATCCGGGAAAAGGATTTCGGGCCGCTCGCCCTCAGCACCGCGACCAGCATGAATAATCTCGCCCTGCTCTACCGCAGCATGGGCGATTACAGCCGCGCCCGTCCGCTATATTTGAAGGTCCTGGCCATTCGCGAAGCCAAACTCGGGCCCGAGCATCCCTTCACTCTCACCACAGTCCATCAACTCGCCCTGCTCTATGCCGATCTCGGCGATTATCCAAAAGCCGAACAGCTCCTGCTCCGGGCTGTGCGCGGACGCGAGAAAGTCTTCGGTTCCGAACATCCGGACACGGCCCGCAGCCTTTTCCATCTGGCCTGGCTCTACGACCGCGAAAAGGAGTACGACCAGGCCGAACCGCTGCATCTCAAGGCTTTGGCGCTACGAATCAAAGTGCTCGGTGAAAAACATCCCGAGACAGCCGGCAGCTATGGTTATCTCGCCCGGCATTACCATCTTCAGGGCAAACTCGCCGAGGCGGAGCCTCTTTATAAGAAGGCGCTGGATTTGCAAATCCAGTTGTTGGGGGAAAACGCCCCTGACACGCTCAAGACCGTGGAAAACCTGGCCTGCCTCTACCTCGACGAAAACAAGCCTGACCTGAGCCTGTCCTATGCACGCAAAGCCATGCAGACCCGCGAATCCATGCTGCAAAATCTTTTCACCTTCACCTCCGAACACCAGCGCATCGATTTCCAAAAAACGCTCAGCCTCTATAACCTGCCGGCCAGCCTTGGGAATCCCGACGACATCGCGCGCGTCGCCTTCCGCACCAAGGGCGTTGTGCTGGATTCCATGATCGAAGACCAGATCGCGGCCCGTGCTTCCAAAGACCCCGACGTCGCCCGCCTTTTCGACCAATTGCAATCGGTTTCCAGGCGCCTGCTTCGTGCCGAAATGCGTCTGCCGGAAGATCCGGGAGCAACTCCGCCGGGCGGAGGAAGTGAACTTGAGAAACTGCAACAGGAGGAAAATGTCCTGCAGGCGGGGTTTGCGAGAAAAATCTCAGGCAACAGTTCCGCGCGCCGCGCGTTGCAGATCGACCCCGGACAAATCCGCAAAGCCATTCCAAAAAACTCCGTTCTGATCGAATGGCTGCGCTACGAAGCCTATCAAAAAAATCTTCAAACCAAAACCGCCTATGGCGCGCTCGTTCTTGCGCCCGGAATGCCGGACCGCTGGGTGCCGCTCGGCGACGCCGCGGAAATCGATTCATTGGTTCGCAGCTACCAAAAATACATGCACCATCGCGTCCGCGATGCCGCAGTCGATCGCGTCACGAGTGATTTGTCCGAAAAAACCTGGGCGCCACTGGCGTCTGTTTTCCCGCCAGGCACCGAACAGGTTATTCTCAGCCCGGATGGCCCGTTGAATTTTGTATCCTTTGCCGCATTGCCCATGCAGGACGGCAGGTTCTGGGCGGAAAAATATTTCTTCACCTATGTTTCCAGCGGACGTGATCTGCTGCGAAAAAATCAACCACCGGCAAACGATCAAAAAATCGCGGTTTTTGCCAATCCGGATTACAAACTCCGCACAGCACCCGCCAACGCAATACCCGCCGTGGCTTCCGGCGGCGATCTCCTGCGACAGTTCGACGGCATTGAATTGTCGCCGCTGTCCGGTTCCGAGGACGAGGCCCGCTTTCTGGTCCAGCGCAGTGTTCCCTGGAAATGCGACACAGTCTGTTATCTGGGGAAGCAAGCCACAGAATCCAACCTTTCCGCGCTGCATTCCCCGCTTGTTCTGCACATGGCCACGCATGGCTTGTTTTTGCCTGAGCCGGGCTCACCTGTTGTTTCTTCGGTCCCGGACCGTTCGGGCAATCCCAAGCCGTCCATTGTACTGGCTGATCCCATGCAGCGCAGCATGTTGCTGCTGGCGGGCGCACAACGCACTTTCGACGCCTGGCAGAAAGGCATTGTTCCGCCAACCGAGAACGACGGCATTGTCAGCGCCGGGGAAGTCGGCGGGCTCGATCTTCAGGGAACCTGGCTCGTTGTTTTGTCCGCCTGCGACACCGGGCAGGGCGAGGCCCGGGCTGGAGAAGGGGTGTTAGGCCTGCGGCGGGGGTTTGTCATGGCCGGGGCTCAGAATTTGTTGCTTACGCTTTGGCCTGTGGGCGATTCCGAAACAGTGTCATTGATGGAATCCTTTTATGACAAGGCGTTCGAGACACGAGACGCACCGCGGGCGCTGGCTTTGGTCCAGCGTGAGCGATTGGAGTTGTTGCGAAAAAAATACGGCCTGGGCCAGGCCATCCGGCTCTCCGGTCCGTTTATTTTGAGTTTTTGA
- a CDS encoding putative nucleotide-diphospho-sugar transferase: MKLLCIYSPSHACLAQRWFLPSVRHEYDVDVRNCPEPDGASRGTFLEADWQEAVQFKSKQILGVIERHPGECFVYSDVDVRFYGPTLPAVWRALDGCDIVCHLDDPGGNLCTGFMAMRANAVTHLLWTRVLAALPKMRRDQIEFNRLLRVMTELRWGYLPEGFFGTGTFKARHWEPGTHFHVPENPLVFHANWTVGVERKMALLQTTDELIQGGRTAIRRNNQSLSQEPALGPEIRAARRRLKRGSRPLKRFWETLQKPAMVRLDASTACQLKCPSCPTAGGEVGKSLGTGLLRAEAFRAFVKRHPWVSQIELSNWGEIFLNPELPDILKHACQNGIRICIQNGANLNKAAPEALESLVRYKVRHLSCSIDGASQETYAVYRVGGDFERVIGHIRALNALKRKYRSPYPALRWQFVAFGHNEHEIEQARVMAGELNMEFFLKLSWEDLYGRPFSPVRDREQIRSQGGLGASDRAEYEEKHKKNYIQKACHQMWNSPQINYDGRLLGCCLNHGSDYGNVFQGGLERALAGEKMTRAREMLLGLRNAEDDIPCSNCPVYLSRLARHDWVSAHELQAEKVSGRLAHWIEDHVGIRRRHGN; this comes from the coding sequence ATGAAGCTGCTCTGCATTTATTCCCCCAGTCATGCCTGTTTGGCGCAAAGGTGGTTTCTGCCTTCTGTCCGCCATGAATATGACGTTGATGTGCGCAACTGCCCGGAGCCGGACGGCGCAAGCCGGGGCACATTTCTGGAAGCGGACTGGCAGGAAGCCGTGCAATTCAAAAGCAAACAAATCCTGGGTGTGATCGAACGGCATCCGGGCGAATGCTTTGTCTATTCAGATGTGGATGTACGCTTCTATGGGCCGACTTTGCCTGCTGTATGGCGGGCGCTGGACGGCTGCGATATTGTTTGCCACTTGGACGATCCCGGCGGAAATTTATGCACCGGCTTCATGGCCATGCGGGCAAACGCCGTTACGCATCTCCTATGGACCCGCGTGCTGGCGGCTCTCCCGAAAATGCGGCGGGACCAAATTGAATTCAACCGCCTGCTGCGTGTCATGACAGAACTTCGCTGGGGATACCTGCCGGAAGGCTTTTTTGGAACGGGCACTTTCAAGGCCAGGCATTGGGAGCCGGGTACACATTTCCATGTTCCGGAGAACCCGCTGGTCTTTCACGCCAATTGGACCGTTGGAGTGGAGCGCAAAATGGCGCTGTTGCAAACAACCGATGAGCTCATTCAAGGCGGGCGAACTGCCATCAGGCGGAACAATCAGTCGCTTTCACAGGAGCCAGCGCTGGGTCCTGAAATCCGGGCCGCCCGGCGCAGGCTGAAACGAGGCTCCCGTCCGTTGAAACGATTTTGGGAAACCCTGCAAAAGCCCGCCATGGTCCGCCTGGATGCTTCGACCGCCTGCCAGTTGAAATGCCCGAGCTGTCCCACGGCCGGCGGTGAAGTCGGCAAAAGTCTTGGCACCGGGCTTTTGCGGGCCGAAGCCTTCCGTGCATTTGTCAAACGGCACCCCTGGGTGTCACAGATTGAGCTGTCGAACTGGGGCGAGATTTTTCTAAATCCCGAGCTGCCTGACATTCTAAAACACGCCTGCCAAAATGGGATCCGCATCTGCATCCAGAACGGGGCCAACTTGAACAAGGCCGCGCCTGAGGCACTCGAGTCCCTGGTTCGCTACAAGGTGCGGCATCTTTCCTGTTCCATCGATGGCGCCTCTCAGGAAACCTACGCCGTATATCGTGTGGGAGGCGATTTTGAGCGCGTGATTGGCCACATTCGCGCCCTCAACGCGCTGAAGCGGAAATACCGTTCGCCTTATCCGGCGTTGCGCTGGCAGTTTGTTGCCTTCGGGCACAATGAACACGAGATCGAACAGGCCCGGGTCATGGCCGGAGAGTTGAACATGGAATTTTTCCTCAAGTTGTCCTGGGAAGACCTGTATGGAAGGCCGTTCTCACCGGTGCGGGACAGGGAGCAAATTCGCAGCCAGGGCGGCCTGGGTGCGTCAGACCGGGCGGAATATGAGGAAAAGCACAAAAAGAATTACATCCAGAAAGCCTGCCATCAAATGTGGAATTCGCCGCAGATCAACTACGACGGGAGGTTGTTAGGCTGCTGCCTGAACCATGGTTCAGATTACGGTAATGTATTCCAAGGGGGATTGGAGCGGGCTTTGGCCGGTGAAAAAATGACGCGCGCCCGCGAAATGCTGCTTGGCCTGCGCAATGCGGAGGATGACATCCCCTGCAGCAACTGTCCCGTTTATCTTTCCCGGCTGGCACGCCACGACTGGGTGTCGGCCCATGAATTGCAGGCGGAAAAGGTGTCCGGAAGACTTGCCCATTGGATTGAAGACCATGTCGGCATCCGGAGACGGCATGGAAACTGA
- a CDS encoding protein-disulfide reductase DsbD family protein — protein MKSKIAAALFFLALTACALPAQNPHVQAGLISELETIAPGRPFDVALHLKIDEHWHTYGRDPGDAGLPTSIIWDLPPGFRAGEIRWSAPKRFVTGGLTSFGYEGDAYHLVTITPPDNLQPGGTVKLQAKAQWIACADVCVPGEAALSLDLATGTTPQPSANQALFEQIRKTISDNGPPSKAGFSRAGFIWSMVLAFLGGMILNLMPCVFPVLGIKILGFVNQAGEDKRKIALHGLIFTSGVLLSFWVLAGILIALRAGGQQLGWGFQLQSPGFVYFLVVIVFLFALNLSGIFEIGASLIGAGASLASQRTWIGTFFSGVLATVVATPCAAPFLAPALGAALALSPAPSLLLFTCIGLGLSTPYLLLSINPGLLRILPRPGAWMESFRQFMAFPLYATAAFLLWVLDGQVSEAVFLRILISISVLGLAVWIYGRWSGPGRPAGARRASTAAGLLLLAGGLWFSWPTSAGQPASNPEAPSIQWLEWSPEAVEKFRALGKPVYIDFTARWCATCQTNKALVFGSSEVLKKFHELGVVALRADWTSRNPAITRELARWGRSAVPFDLLYLPGRDEPIQLPELLTPGIVLDALQPPVK, from the coding sequence ATGAAATCCAAAATTGCCGCTGCGCTCTTTTTTCTCGCCCTCACCGCCTGCGCCTTGCCCGCTCAAAACCCGCATGTCCAGGCCGGACTCATTTCAGAACTTGAGACGATCGCCCCGGGCCGGCCTTTCGATGTGGCCTTGCACCTGAAAATCGACGAGCACTGGCACACCTACGGGCGTGATCCCGGCGATGCAGGGTTGCCCACCAGTATCATCTGGGATCTTCCTCCGGGATTTCGCGCGGGGGAAATCCGATGGTCGGCACCCAAACGCTTTGTCACAGGCGGCCTGACAAGCTTCGGATATGAAGGGGATGCTTATCATCTTGTCACCATCACGCCGCCTGACAACCTGCAACCGGGCGGCACAGTCAAACTCCAGGCGAAAGCCCAATGGATCGCCTGTGCCGATGTGTGCGTTCCCGGCGAAGCGGCGTTGTCGCTTGACCTGGCAACAGGCACGACACCGCAGCCGTCCGCAAACCAGGCCCTTTTCGAACAAATCAGAAAAACAATTTCGGACAACGGCCCACCTTCGAAAGCCGGATTCTCCAGGGCCGGCTTTATCTGGAGCATGGTCCTCGCATTTCTCGGAGGCATGATCCTCAATCTCATGCCCTGCGTCTTTCCCGTGCTCGGCATCAAAATCCTCGGCTTTGTCAATCAAGCGGGGGAAGACAAACGAAAAATAGCGCTTCACGGATTGATCTTCACCTCGGGAGTTCTTCTTTCGTTCTGGGTTTTGGCGGGGATCTTGATCGCGCTCCGTGCCGGCGGACAACAGCTCGGCTGGGGCTTTCAACTTCAATCCCCCGGTTTCGTTTATTTCCTTGTCGTTATCGTATTTCTATTTGCGCTGAATTTGAGCGGTATTTTTGAAATCGGCGCGTCGTTGATCGGCGCCGGCGCATCGCTGGCTTCGCAGCGGACCTGGATCGGCACTTTTTTTTCCGGCGTCCTCGCAACCGTCGTTGCCACGCCCTGTGCGGCCCCGTTTTTGGCTCCTGCGCTCGGAGCGGCGCTGGCCTTGAGTCCGGCGCCTTCCCTGTTGCTTTTCACCTGCATTGGCCTCGGTCTTTCGACCCCCTATCTTTTGCTTTCCATCAATCCCGGATTGCTCCGGATTTTACCCCGGCCCGGCGCCTGGATGGAAAGCTTCCGCCAGTTCATGGCTTTCCCGCTTTATGCGACAGCCGCCTTCCTGCTCTGGGTTTTGGACGGGCAGGTTTCGGAGGCCGTCTTTCTGCGCATTTTGATTTCAATCAGTGTGTTAGGCCTGGCCGTCTGGATTTACGGCCGCTGGTCGGGTCCGGGCCGGCCGGCTGGGGCGCGCCGGGCTTCAACTGCCGCCGGACTTCTCCTGCTGGCGGGCGGGCTCTGGTTCAGTTGGCCGACATCGGCGGGACAGCCCGCGTCGAACCCGGAGGCCCCGTCAATCCAGTGGCTGGAATGGTCGCCCGAAGCGGTGGAAAAATTCCGGGCCCTGGGCAAACCTGTTTATATTGATTTCACCGCGCGCTGGTGCGCAACGTGCCAAACCAACAAGGCGCTTGTCTTTGGATCCAGCGAGGTTTTGAAAAAGTTCCATGAACTTGGAGTTGTGGCGTTGAGGGCCGACTGGACCAGCCGGAATCCCGCCATCACCCGGGAACTCGCGCGCTGGGGCCGTTCCGCCGTGCCCTTTGACCTGCTGTATTTGCCGGGAAGAGATGAACCCATCCAGTTGCCCGAACTCCTGACGCCGGGGATTGTGCTCGACGCCTTGCAGCCTCCGGTAAAATAA
- a CDS encoding MBOAT family protein has translation MLFNSFPFIFCFLPLAVLGFYLLGRFSHQLAGLWLCAASLYFYSQWNSHYVWLLLISITVNYGFGYGIARLGHSRARALLIVAIVFNLLLLGYYKYAGFFIHAFDSVLGTGWSLGQIILPLGISFFTFTQITFLVDSYKGKAREYNFVHYLLFVTYFPHLIAGPILHHAQMMPQFALRQTYRINWENKTRGLMVFTVGLAKKILLADTFSAYVTPVFDSAHTGATPLLLESWIAVLAFALQLYFDFSGYCDMAVGISYLFNIKLPLNFNSPYKAANIIDFWRRWHMTLSAFLRDYLYIPLGGNRHGKARRWFNVMATMLLGGLWHGAGWTFVIWGGLHGIYLVINHAFQNLRQRMGWDEGRWGWRGRILSTAATFLAVTVAWVFFRSPDLKTAGHMLSGMIGGNPLTWHAKTHLDHYFSVYFGLLAVWLLPNTQQWLRLRQGDEKEPGLKSEPSGWLEWNPDRWWNWVLPGIVLAIAILMLTNGKPSEFLYFQF, from the coding sequence ATGCTTTTCAATTCCTTCCCCTTCATTTTCTGTTTTCTGCCGTTGGCGGTTCTGGGCTTTTATTTGCTGGGCCGCTTCAGCCATCAATTGGCGGGTTTGTGGCTCTGCGCCGCTTCGCTCTATTTTTACAGCCAGTGGAACTCCCATTACGTTTGGTTGCTGCTCATTTCCATTACGGTGAACTATGGGTTCGGCTACGGGATCGCCCGCCTTGGCCACAGCCGGGCTCGGGCTCTCCTGATCGTGGCGATTGTTTTCAATCTGCTGCTGCTCGGGTATTACAAATACGCCGGTTTTTTCATCCACGCCTTTGACTCCGTGCTCGGAACAGGCTGGTCCCTTGGCCAAATCATTTTACCCCTGGGTATTTCGTTTTTCACATTTACACAAATCACCTTTCTGGTGGACAGCTACAAGGGCAAGGCCAGGGAATACAATTTTGTCCATTACCTGCTTTTCGTGACCTATTTCCCCCATCTCATTGCAGGCCCGATCCTGCACCACGCGCAAATGATGCCGCAGTTCGCTCTGCGACAAACCTATCGCATCAACTGGGAAAACAAAACCAGGGGCCTGATGGTTTTCACCGTGGGCCTTGCCAAAAAAATCCTGCTGGCCGACACCTTCAGCGCCTACGTCACCCCGGTTTTTGATTCGGCCCACACGGGCGCCACACCGCTGCTGTTGGAGTCGTGGATTGCCGTGCTGGCCTTTGCCTTGCAGCTTTATTTTGATTTTTCAGGTTATTGCGACATGGCCGTCGGCATTTCCTATCTCTTCAACATCAAGCTGCCGCTGAATTTCAATTCGCCTTACAAAGCGGCCAATATCATCGATTTTTGGCGGCGCTGGCACATGACCTTGTCCGCGTTTTTGCGCGACTATCTGTACATTCCCTTGGGCGGGAACCGGCACGGCAAAGCGCGGCGCTGGTTCAATGTCATGGCAACCATGCTGTTAGGCGGGCTTTGGCATGGCGCGGGATGGACTTTTGTCATTTGGGGCGGATTGCACGGCATTTATTTGGTCATCAACCACGCCTTTCAAAATCTCCGCCAGCGGATGGGATGGGATGAAGGCCGCTGGGGCTGGCGGGGGCGAATCCTGTCCACCGCCGCCACCTTCCTGGCGGTGACCGTTGCCTGGGTGTTCTTTCGGTCGCCAGACCTTAAAACCGCGGGCCACATGCTTTCGGGCATGATCGGCGGCAACCCTCTTACCTGGCATGCGAAGACGCATCTGGATCATTACTTTTCGGTCTATTTTGGATTGCTCGCGGTGTGGCTGTTGCCGAACACGCAACAGTGGCTGCGCCTGCGACAGGGGGATGAAAAAGAACCCGGGTTGAAGTCCGAACCGTCCGGATGGCTGGAGTGGAATCCGGACCGCTGGTGGAACTGGGTTTTGCCGGGAATTGTCCTGGCGATTGCCATTCTGATGCTTACCAACGGCAAGCCGTCGGAATTCCTCTATTTCCAATTTTAG
- a CDS encoding cyclic nucleotide-binding domain-containing protein: MLTSQEERTYPVGAIICREHERPDGLFIVKEGLVEIFQTIQSEKGPVEIILGKVGARGIFGEMGIIDHQPRSASARALGPTRLVFISRAAFQQHLQQMPPWEAILIRTMVQRLRETTHRLADALEQAPSGKGKAHAGDMVISHGSEHPGAEEGDEFLRELDRRFLENS; this comes from the coding sequence ATGTTGACAAGCCAGGAAGAACGCACGTATCCGGTGGGAGCCATCATTTGTCGCGAGCACGAACGGCCCGACGGGCTTTTCATCGTCAAGGAGGGCCTGGTGGAAATATTCCAAACCATCCAGTCGGAAAAAGGCCCGGTGGAAATTATTCTGGGGAAAGTCGGCGCGCGCGGGATCTTCGGCGAGATGGGGATCATCGATCACCAGCCGCGCAGCGCATCCGCCCGGGCGCTCGGGCCGACCCGGCTTGTTTTCATCAGCCGCGCCGCTTTTCAACAACACCTGCAGCAGATGCCGCCCTGGGAGGCCATCCTGATCCGCACAATGGTGCAACGCCTGCGCGAAACGACCCATCGCCTTGCCGATGCTCTGGAGCAAGCCCCATCGGGAAAAGGCAAGGCACACGCGGGCGACATGGTCATCAGCCACGGCTCCGAGCATCCCGGAGCGGAGGAAGGGGACGAATTCCTGCGCGAACTCGACCGCCGTTTCCTGGAAAATTCCTGA